From Columba livia isolate bColLiv1 breed racing homer chromosome 7, bColLiv1.pat.W.v2, whole genome shotgun sequence, one genomic window encodes:
- the LOC135579955 gene encoding olfactory receptor 10AG1-like: protein MVLTGNGLIALITVVDSTLHSPMYFFLRNLSILEICYTSVTLPKMLVGFLMADGRISFLGCAVQLYFLVLLGSIECFILAAMAYDRYVAICDPLHYTLMMSRGLCIRLVVGSWVVVAPVQIGQTYQVFTLPFCASHDLHHFFCDVPPLLELACADTFWNQVMLYTIIVVFVILPFSLIILSYINIIRAILKIPSVLGRHKAFSTCSSHLGVVTLFYGSATVVYLKRRSRDSVDIDKYLALFYTIVTPMFNPLIYSLRNKEVRIALKKLLWTK from the coding sequence ATGGTCCTCACAGGGAATGGCCTGATAGCACTCATCACAGTAGTGGATTCCACCCTCCACAGCCCCATGTATTTCTTCCTGAGGAACTTGTCCATCCTGGAGATCTGCTACACATCAGTCACTCTGCCAAAAATGCTGGTGGGTTTCCTGATGGCAGATGGCAGGATCTCCTTCCTTGGCTGCGCTGTTCAGctgtattttctggttttgttgggCAGCATCGAATGCTTTATCCTGGCTGCGATGGCCTATGACCGCTATGTAGCCATCTGTGACCCCCTGCACTATACCCTCATGATGAGCAGAGGTCTCTGCATCAGGCTGGTGGTGGGGTCATGGGTGGTTGTTGCACCGGTACAAATAGGACAGACCTACCAGGTGTTCACTTTGCCCTTCTGTGCATCCCATGACCTTCATCACTTTTTCTGTGATGTCCCTCCTCTGCTGGAACTGGCCTGTGCAGACACTTTCTGGAATCAAGTGATGCTGTACACCATCATCGTGGTATTTGTgatccttcctttctccttaataattctttcttacattaaTATTATCAGGGCAATTCTAAAAATACCTTCAGTTCTGGGCAgacacaaagccttttccacctgttCTTCACACCTTGGAGTGGTGACGCTCTTCTATGGCTCAGCCACAGTGGTCTACTTAAAGCGACGGTCAAGGGATTCTGTAGACATCGACAAATACCTTGCCCTGTTTTACACAATTGTGACCCCCATGTTTAACCCTCTCATCTATAGCCTGAGAAATAAGGAAGTGAGAATTGCCTTGAAGAAACTCCTATGGACAAAGTGA